From Triticum urartu cultivar G1812 chromosome 2, Tu2.1, whole genome shotgun sequence, a single genomic window includes:
- the LOC125538078 gene encoding uncharacterized protein LOC125538078 — protein sequence MGSCSVPVGWVSRFEVRVRPLPARCVRVAPFAGAWVTLPSKPPSTQSNRPHAATLPPSLISLPQPPRTLAPFPTIPRSLPLLHPTSLVSRRRYGSSVLRLCLPNSSSIPFCSRCSSAQVVRKPREEEPRSRSRVRRRDLAREAVGGGPQPERSGCQPCSRLSSTPSLASGPRQTLAPSFRSLHDRQVRIFQDLIMSYVGLHWTNDLPGAMIQSNNTRLCAVLLQHAMRQVLLQQYDIQSDGGEVFRERVIHVPGSEV from the exons ATGGGCTCGTGTTCTGTGCCTGTTGGCTGGGTGAGCCGTTTCGAGGTGCGGGTGCGCCCTCTCCCCGCACGCTGCGTGCGCGTCGCGCCATTTGCGGGGGCGTGGGTAACGCTGCCCTCGAAACCCCCCTCGACCCAATCCAATCGCCCGCACGCCGCAACCCTTCCTCCCTCCTTGATCTCTCTCCCTCAGCCGCCACGAACCCTAGCCCCTTTTCCTACGATCCCGCGGTCGCTGCCCTTGCTCCATCCGACCTCCCTCGTCAGCCGCCGCCGCTATGGCTCCTCCGTCCTCCGACTCTGTCTCCCCAATTCATCCTCCATCCCTTTCTGCTCGAGGTGCTCATCGGCCCAGGTCGTGAGGAAGCCGCGTGAGGAGGAGCCCAGGTCGCGAAGCCGCGTGAGGAGGAGAGACCTCGCCCGAGAAGCTGTGGGAGGAGGGCCTCAACCAGAGAGGAGCGGCTGCCAGCCATGTAGTCGGCTCAGCTCGACACCGTCCTTGGCGTCCGGGCCGCGGCAGACCCTAGCGCCATCCTTCAGGAGTCTTCACGACCGCCAGGTGCGCAT CTTTCAGGATTTAATAATGAGTTATGTTGGGCTTCATTGGACAAATGATCTACCTGGAGCAATGATACAG AGCAACAACACGAGATTGTGCGCTGTCTTGCTCCAG CATGCAATGCGCCAGGTTCTACTGCAACAGTATGACATACAAAGTGATGGAGGAGAGGTGTTCAGAGAAAGAGTTATACATGTGCCAGGTTCTGAAG TATGA